AAGATACATACCTGAGGGTTGGGTTGAATCTATCTCTGAGAAAGCAATGCTCTTTTTTGGTAAGGCGCTTGGGTTCCATTATAAGAAGGAAAACGATTAGTGAGCAAAAACGAACATATTCTGGTTACCGGCGGGGCCGGCATGATCGGCTCCAACTTGGTCAAACGATTCGTTAAAAACGGGTATCGCGTCAGTGTCGTCGATAATCTATGGCGCGGAAGGAAAGAATATCTATTTGACGATGACGGCAATCCTGTCATCGATATGGAAAACGATTTATATCAACTCGACTTATCTGTCCCCGACAGCTTCGATCATATTCTACAGGGCGTCGATTACGTTTACCATCTCGCCGACGTGGTTGCCGGAATCAGCTATGTCTTCAATAACCAGGGCAACCTCTTCAGGCACAATCTCCTGATCAACTCCAATGTTGTCGATGCCGTAAAGCGCAATCCGGTCAAGGGATACATCTACGTTGGGACGGCGTGCAGTTTTCCCGCGGAACTTCAATCCGGCGTCGATGCGGCTCCGTTGAAGGAAGAGGACCAATACCCGGCCAATCCCGAATCTGCCTACGGGTGGAGTAAGCTGATGGGCGAATACGAAGCCTTTTTGATGGCCGAAGAGGCAGGAATTCCTGTGTCTGTTTTAAGCCTGCATAATGTCTACGGGGCCCCCTGCGATTTCGATATCGAAAGAAGTCAGGTCATCCCGGCACTGATCCGGAAGGCGATTCGCTACCCGGAAGAGGACTTCATCGTATGGGGCAGCGGCAGCCAGGGGCGGGCTTTTGTGCATGTGGAGGACATCGTGGATGCGCTGGTTCTTGCTAAAGAAAAGGGCCTTGGGCAGGGGTTGATCCAGATCGGTCCGGACTGCTGCACATCCATTCGTGAAATCGCCGAAACTGTGGTGGACATCTCCGGAAAATCCATCGATGTCGTCTACGACACTACCAAACCTGAAGGCGACAAGGGGCGCTGCGCAAACTACAGCAAAGCGCGGAAGGTTCTTGGTTGGGAGCCGCGGGTCGATCTTAGAAAGGGGCTGGAAAGCCTATACGCATGGATCGAGCGACGCATTCAGGACCAGAGCCGGGTAAGGGCTGCCTGATATGCCCTCTGATAGGGAAAAAAAGAAAAGCTACAACTTCATCGGTAGCGAAGTTCAAGCCCTGACCTACCCTGAATTTTTCAGTTATGTGGATAAATGGGTTGAAAACAAGCATGGCCGGTCTCACCACATTGCTATCATCAATGCCTTTTGTGCTACCGAAGCGTTTCGTAATCCTCGCGTAGCGGAGATCTACAACAAGGCGGATCTCATCGGGCCGGACGGCATGCCCTTTGTTTACTGGCTGCGCCGGGCATTGAAGCTCCCTTGTGACCAGTTCGACGCTTCCAGCATTGTCGTCAATCTTGCAGAAAAAGCCAAGGAAACCGGATATACCTTCTACCTCTACGGCGGTCACCCGGACGTGGTGAAAAGCATGAAAGCGAAGCTTGAGGAACTCTATCCACACATCAATATCGTCGGATATCTTTCGCCGCCTTTCAGGCCACTGACGGATGAAGAAGACCGGCAAATCTGTGACGAAATCAACCGGCTTAAGCCGGATATCATTTGCGTAGGATTGGGAACGCCAAAACAGGATTACTGGATTGACGATCACATTCACAAGATCAGGGGGGCCGTTTTCGTCCCCTGCGGCGCCATTTTCGATTTTTTTGGGGGCCGGGTGCAACGGGCACCGGAGATCGTCAGTAAACTCGGCATCGAATGGTTGTTTCGTCTGTTCAGCAAAGACATCAAACGTTTATGGTACCGTTATACGGTCTTGAACGGCATTTTCCTGTGGAATTTCTTTTTGCAATTTATTGGCCGCCGGAAATTTGAAGCGGTACGTAGCGTTAGAGAAGAGGGATAATAAGCTGCTAGCCAATTTTACCTCAAGTAGCGATTTGACTCACGCGAAGACGAGCTGCCTGTTGCAGAGTTGATAGCCCGCAAGCTGTTGGTTGAGTTTGTTCTATTGGTTGCATTGGTTAGGGGATGGCAGAGCTGATAAGCTCGTAGCTCATAGCTGCAAGGGATAAAAGATGGTTTTACGTATTACGTTTTAGTTTTTAGGAAACGGTTAGTTATTCGGGAAGCTGGAAAAGGGAATAAACAAGGCCGGGGACTTTTTCAAAATGCTGGTCCATGGTGACCAATTCCGCTCCTGTTTGCATGGTTTGCGCCGCGATCCAAATGTCATTCGAAGGAATAGGGATTCCCTGGTTCCTGAGTTGGGCGGCAATTCTTGAATATCGGTCCGATGTAATTTCGTTCATATCGACGATCCGAACAACCGTGTGAGAGAGGAAAAGCCGCAACTCTTCCATGTTTTGAGCCAACCGCGAGCCGTTCCGGAATCCGAACACGAGTTCACCCAGCACAATCGGAGACATTTCTATCGTATCCGCTTGTAATATATATTCAACCAGTTGGGCGTATCCACGTTTAAAGCCGACATAGGCATTTGTGTCCAGGATCAGCTTCATTTCCACATCGCTTCATCGATCTGTTCACAGGATTTTATGGAGCGCTTGAATTCGGCGGCATCCTTTTCGCTCCATCCGCCAGCCAGTTCTCTCAAAGATGATGCCGGCGAAGTAGACCCTTTGAATTCATTATGGATGATTTCCTTAATCACCTGATTGATGGACTTATGGCTGCCTT
This window of the uncultured Desulfosarcina sp. genome carries:
- a CDS encoding NAD-dependent epimerase/dehydratase family protein, which codes for MSKNEHILVTGGAGMIGSNLVKRFVKNGYRVSVVDNLWRGRKEYLFDDDGNPVIDMENDLYQLDLSVPDSFDHILQGVDYVYHLADVVAGISYVFNNQGNLFRHNLLINSNVVDAVKRNPVKGYIYVGTACSFPAELQSGVDAAPLKEEDQYPANPESAYGWSKLMGEYEAFLMAEEAGIPVSVLSLHNVYGAPCDFDIERSQVIPALIRKAIRYPEEDFIVWGSGSQGRAFVHVEDIVDALVLAKEKGLGQGLIQIGPDCCTSIREIAETVVDISGKSIDVVYDTTKPEGDKGRCANYSKARKVLGWEPRVDLRKGLESLYAWIERRIQDQSRVRAA
- a CDS encoding WecB/TagA/CpsF family glycosyltransferase; translated protein: MPSDREKKKSYNFIGSEVQALTYPEFFSYVDKWVENKHGRSHHIAIINAFCATEAFRNPRVAEIYNKADLIGPDGMPFVYWLRRALKLPCDQFDASSIVVNLAEKAKETGYTFYLYGGHPDVVKSMKAKLEELYPHINIVGYLSPPFRPLTDEEDRQICDEINRLKPDIICVGLGTPKQDYWIDDHIHKIRGAVFVPCGAIFDFFGGRVQRAPEIVSKLGIEWLFRLFSKDIKRLWYRYTVLNGIFLWNFFLQFIGRRKFEAVRSVREEG
- a CDS encoding type II toxin-antitoxin system VapC family toxin — translated: MKLILDTNAYVGFKRGYAQLVEYILQADTIEMSPIVLGELVFGFRNGSRLAQNMEELRLFLSHTVVRIVDMNEITSDRYSRIAAQLRNQGIPIPSNDIWIAAQTMQTGAELVTMDQHFEKVPGLVYSLFQLPE